Proteins encoded within one genomic window of Empedobacter falsenii:
- a CDS encoding anthranilate synthase component II — MKILVIDNYDSFTYNLVHSLKKFADDITVVRNDGIALEEVNNYDKILLSPGPGIPDEANLLKPIIEKYAATKSIFGVCLGQQAIGEVFGGKLLNTQEVFHGVESTIEVIKDEVLFHNLPKKLEVGRYHSWVVSNEDFPEELEITAIGPKGEIMALRHKTYDVRGVQFHPESILTPLGDEMIKNWLEV; from the coding sequence ATGAAAATTTTAGTTATCGATAATTACGATTCATTTACATACAATTTAGTGCATTCACTAAAGAAATTCGCCGATGATATTACCGTTGTTCGCAATGATGGAATCGCTTTGGAAGAGGTAAATAATTATGATAAAATATTACTTTCTCCTGGCCCAGGAATCCCTGATGAAGCCAATTTATTAAAACCAATCATCGAAAAATATGCTGCAACAAAATCAATTTTTGGAGTTTGTTTAGGTCAACAAGCAATTGGAGAGGTTTTTGGAGGAAAATTATTAAATACGCAAGAAGTTTTTCATGGAGTTGAATCAACAATTGAAGTGATAAAAGACGAAGTGTTATTCCATAATTTACCGAAAAAATTAGAAGTTGGACGTTACCATTCTTGGGTAGTTTCGAACGAAGATTTTCCTGAAGAATTAGAAATTACAGCAATTGGTCCAAAAGGAGAAATCATGGCTTTGCGTCACAAAACCTATGATGTCCGTGGTGTTCAGTTTCATCCAGAATCTATTTTGACGCCACTTGGAGATGAGATGATTAAGAATTGGTTAGAAGTTTAA
- a CDS encoding anthranilate synthase component I family protein: MNLTFKIQKETVLADLTTPVQLYLKLRDIYPNALLLESSDYHSKTDANSFICLNPIATFKVTNGMVNETYANGETKEYALNDQELTEKFKEFTNQFIIQNGEDLPVNGLFGYIAWDAIPHFETVKFSAKGNEATIPEFSYSFYQNIVVFNHFHNEIQFIEYQNEETISKFSEIKSVVHNKSIVEYPFNVESEIQSNLTDDEFKEMVTKCKQSCFRGDVFQIVPSRQFKQKFSGDEFNVYRILRSVNPSPYLFYFDYGNYKIFGSSPEAQIIINNNHAEIHPIAGTVRRTGSPTLDKELTEKLIADPKENEEHVMLVDLARNDLSRNSADVKVAQYKEIQYFSHVIHMVSKVTAQLDPSVNTMKVFADSFPAGTLSGAPKFKAMELLDGYENQNRGVYGGGIGYLGFNGDINMAIAIRTFVSKQNTLYFQAGAGVVSKSIEENELQEVNHKLGALRRSIEIAQNL, translated from the coding sequence ATGAATTTAACTTTTAAAATACAGAAAGAAACTGTTTTAGCGGATTTAACGACTCCTGTTCAGCTTTATTTGAAACTTCGAGATATTTATCCGAACGCCTTATTATTAGAGAGTTCTGACTATCATTCGAAGACAGATGCTAACTCTTTTATTTGCCTTAATCCGATCGCAACTTTTAAGGTTACAAACGGAATGGTAAATGAAACGTATGCAAATGGCGAAACAAAAGAATATGCGTTGAATGATCAGGAATTGACAGAGAAATTCAAAGAATTCACAAATCAATTCATTATTCAAAATGGAGAAGATTTACCTGTAAATGGTTTATTCGGATACATTGCTTGGGATGCGATTCCTCATTTCGAAACAGTAAAATTTTCGGCAAAAGGAAATGAAGCAACGATCCCAGAATTTTCATATTCATTCTATCAAAATATTGTGGTCTTCAATCATTTTCATAACGAAATTCAGTTTATCGAATATCAAAATGAAGAAACAATTTCTAAATTTTCTGAAATTAAAAGTGTTGTTCATAACAAATCAATTGTTGAATATCCATTTAATGTCGAATCTGAAATTCAATCGAATTTAACAGATGATGAATTCAAAGAAATGGTAACAAAATGTAAACAATCTTGTTTCCGTGGAGATGTTTTTCAGATTGTTCCTTCTCGTCAATTCAAACAAAAATTTTCGGGTGATGAATTCAATGTTTACCGCATTTTACGTTCGGTAAATCCTTCGCCTTATTTGTTTTATTTCGACTATGGGAATTATAAAATCTTCGGTTCTTCGCCAGAAGCGCAAATTATTATTAATAATAATCATGCAGAAATTCATCCAATTGCAGGAACAGTTCGTAGAACAGGAAGTCCAACTTTGGACAAAGAGTTAACCGAAAAATTAATCGCTGATCCTAAAGAAAACGAAGAACATGTGATGTTAGTCGATTTAGCTCGAAATGATTTGAGTCGAAATTCTGCTGATGTAAAAGTCGCGCAATACAAAGAAATTCAGTATTTCTCTCACGTTATTCACATGGTTTCGAAAGTAACTGCTCAATTGGATCCAAGTGTGAATACAATGAAAGTTTTTGCAGATTCTTTTCCAGCCGGAACGCTTTCTGGCGCACCAAAATTCAAAGCAATGGAATTGTTAGACGGTTACGAAAATCAAAATCGTGGCGTTTACGGTGGCGGAATTGGCTATTTAGGATTCAACGGAGATATCAATATGGCGATTGCAATTCGTACGTTCGTCAGCAAACAAAATACCTTATATTTTCAGGCTGGTGCTGGAGTTGTTTCCAAATCCATTGAAGAAAATGAATTACAAGAAGTCAATCATAAATTAGGAGCGCTTCGTCGTTCAATAGAAATCGCTCAAAACCTATAA
- a CDS encoding enoyl-CoA hydratase/isomerase family protein, producing MEYNYNNLIVEVENKIALVTLNRPQALNALNKDLLDDISNFFTDADSDPAIRVIILTGSGEKSFVAGADIKEFASFDGRQGEQLAAKGQENVFDKIENSKKPVIAAVNGFALGGGLELAMASHFRIASTNAKLGLPEVTLGLIPGYGGTQRLPKLIGKGRAMQAIMTADMFTAERAYEIGLVNEVIEQAELINRAKEIATKISRNSSVAIRHAIRAINASDKDNGFEVEIESFGNLFDEEDFKEGTTAFVEKRKPNFK from the coding sequence ATGGAATATAATTATAACAATCTGATTGTTGAAGTAGAAAATAAAATTGCGTTAGTTACTTTAAATCGTCCGCAAGCGTTAAATGCGTTGAACAAAGATTTATTAGATGATATTTCAAACTTTTTTACTGATGCGGATTCAGATCCTGCTATTCGAGTAATTATTTTGACTGGTTCTGGTGAGAAATCTTTCGTTGCTGGTGCTGATATCAAAGAATTTGCAAGTTTTGATGGTCGTCAAGGTGAGCAATTAGCTGCAAAAGGACAAGAAAATGTTTTTGATAAAATTGAAAACTCTAAGAAACCTGTAATCGCTGCAGTGAATGGTTTCGCTTTAGGGGGAGGTTTAGAATTAGCGATGGCTTCCCATTTTCGTATTGCATCAACTAATGCAAAATTAGGATTACCAGAGGTTACATTAGGTTTGATTCCTGGTTACGGAGGAACGCAACGTTTGCCAAAATTAATTGGAAAAGGTCGTGCAATGCAGGCAATTATGACAGCAGATATGTTTACAGCTGAGCGCGCATATGAAATTGGTTTAGTGAACGAAGTTATTGAACAAGCTGAATTAATCAACCGTGCGAAAGAAATTGCGACTAAGATCTCTAGAAATTCTTCTGTAGCGATTCGTCATGCGATTAGAGCAATTAATGCGTCGGATAAAGACAATGGTTTTGAGGTTGAAATTGAAAGTTTCGGAAATTTATTTGATGAAGAAGATTTCAAAGAAGGAACAACTGCTTTTGTAGAGAAAAGAAAACCTAATTTTAAGTAA
- a CDS encoding SDR family oxidoreductase, whose translation MQNIEGKVAYITGGTKGIGLGIAKSLVENGLKVAISGRNIDDVEKARHYLGNQNVLAIQSDVRHFEDEQNAIEQIISAFGRLDIVIANAGLGKFAPVDELSLEDWNAMIDTNLTGVFHTIKASVEALKVSKGYYISIASLAGTNFFANGAGYNASKFGVVGFTQAAMLDLRNYDIKCTTIMPGSVTSNFNDHVPNSEDGWKIQPEDLGQMVVDLLKMNPNVLPSKIEVRPTKTK comes from the coding sequence ATGCAAAATATAGAAGGTAAAGTAGCTTATATAACGGGCGGAACAAAAGGAATTGGATTAGGAATTGCAAAATCATTGGTAGAAAATGGTTTGAAAGTGGCAATTTCTGGACGAAACATTGATGATGTTGAAAAAGCTCGTCATTATTTAGGAAATCAAAACGTATTGGCTATTCAGTCGGATGTGAGACATTTCGAAGATGAACAAAATGCAATTGAGCAAATTATTTCTGCGTTTGGACGTTTGGATATTGTGATTGCAAATGCTGGTTTAGGAAAATTTGCACCAGTTGATGAACTTTCTTTAGAAGATTGGAATGCGATGATTGATACTAATCTAACAGGAGTTTTTCATACGATAAAAGCGTCTGTTGAAGCACTAAAAGTTTCGAAAGGATATTATATTTCGATTGCTTCTTTGGCGGGAACAAATTTCTTTGCGAATGGAGCGGGTTACAATGCTTCGAAATTTGGCGTTGTAGGTTTTACACAAGCTGCGATGTTAGATTTGAGAAATTATGATATCAAATGTACAACGATTATGCCTGGTTCTGTGACTTCAAACTTTAATGATCATGTGCCAAATTCGGAGGATGGATGGAAAATTCAGCCCGAAGATTTAGGACAAATGGTAGTTGATTTATTGAAAATGAATCCAAATGTTTTGCCAAGTAAAATAGAAGTTCGTCCTACGAAAACAAAATAA